CATCATCGACCTTGTCGCACCGATCGGCAAGGGTCAGCGCGGTCTCATCGTGGCGCCGCCGAAGGCCGGTAAAACCATCGTGATGCAGCAGATCGCCAACGCGATCACCACGAACAATCCTGAGGTCCACCTCATGGTCGTGCTTGTGGACGAGCGACCTGAAGAGGTCACCGACATGCAGCGCACGGTCAAGGGCGAGGTCATCGCATCCACGTTCGACCGGCCGGCGGAAGACCACACGATGGTCGCAGAGCTGGCGATCGAGCGCGCCAAGCGACTGGTCGAGCTGGGCCACGACGTCGTCGTGCTACTGGATTCCATCACACGACTGGGCCGCGCATACAACCTGGCCGCACCGGCATCCGGCCGCATCCTGTCCGGCGGTGTCGACGCCTCCGCACTCTACCCGCCGAAGCGGTTCTTCGGCGCCGCTCGCAACATCGAGCACGGCGGGTCGCTTACGATCCTGGCATCTGCGCTGGTGGAGACCGGGTCCAAGATGGACGACGTCATCTTCGAAGAGTTCAAGGGCACCGGCAACAGCGAACTGCGGCTGTCGCGCCAGTTGGCCGACAAGCGCATCTTCCCCGCGGTCGACGTGAACGCATCCGGCACGCGCCGCGAAGAGATGCTGATGAGCGCAGATGAGGTCAAGATCACGTGGAAGCTGCGTCGCGCCCTTGCAGGACTCGACCAGCAGCAGGCCCTCGAAATCGTGCTGAACCGGTTGAAAGAGACCTCGTCGAACGTCGAGTTCCTGATGCAGGTGCAGAAGTCGATGCCGCAGACAACGGCCGGCACAGCGCACTCGCACGGCCACGACAACGACCACCGTTAGCGATGCGCAGGCCGAGCAGCCGCATGTTGGACTGCTCCACATGGCGCACCCTCGCTGAGCGATAGTCGATCGGACGAGTGATGGTGCACAGGCGCCATCACTCGTCCGTTTCGACATCAATCGCACAGTAAGGTACGTCCCGTGTTCGAATCCGTCAGTGTTCTGCTCGAGGAACACGAACAGTTGCAGGTGCAGCTGTCCGACCCCGCCGTTCATGCGGATGCCGCGCGCGCCAAGAAGATCAACCGCCGGTATGCGCAACTCAGTCAGATCAAGGCCGCATACGACGGGTGGAACGCGCTCGGTGACGACCTGGCGGCGGCCCGTGAACTTGCCAAGGAAGACGACACGTTCGCCGAGGAGATCCCCGGGCTCGAAGAGCAGTATGCGAGCGCGCAGGAGAAGCTGCGCCGCCTGCTGATTCCGCGCGATCCGGATGACGGCCGTGACGTGATCATGGAGATCAAAGGTGGCGAGGGTGGCGCGGAGAGTGCTCTTTTCGCGGCCGACCTGCTGCGGATGTATCTGCACTACGCGGAGTCCAAAGGTTGGAAGACGGAACTGCTCGATCGCACCGAGAGCGACCTCGGCGGGTACAAAGACGTGCAAGTGGCGATCAAGTCGAACGCCACGGACCCATCGCAAGGCGTCTGGGCGCACCTCAAGTACGAAGGCGGAGTGCATCGCGTGCAACGCGTTCCTGTGACCGAATCGCAAGGGCGCATCCACACCTCGACCACCGGCGTGCTCGTGTTCCCAGAAGTGGACGAGCCCGAAGAAGTCGAAATCAACCAGAACGACCTCAAGATCGACGTCTATCGCTCGAGCGGTCCTGGCGGCCAGTCTGTCAACACGACCGACTCGGCGGTACGGATCACGCACCTTCCGACCGGAATCGTCGTTTCGATGCAGAACGAGAAGAGCCAACTGCAGAACCGCGAGGCCGGTATGCGGGTGCTGCGCGCGCGCATCCTGGCGAGGCAGCAGGAAGAGCAGGCAGCTGCGGCATCCGATGCACGGCACAGCCAGATTCGCACGATGGATCGCTCCGAGCGCATCCGCACCTACAACTTTCCCGAGAACCGGATCGCCGACCACCGCACGGGCTACAAGGCGTACAACCTCGATCAGGTGATGAACGGTGCACTCGACCCGGTGATCGAGTCCGCGATCCGCGCCGACGAAGAGGCGCAACTCGCCGACCTCGGCGACCAGTCCTGACACTCTCCACCCACCCGGGCCCGGGCCCGGCACCCGTGCGGCCCAAGGCGCGCGAGGCGCCTCCGCCTGCTGCTTGAGTGCGGCCACGTGGTCGCTTCAGCCCGCTCTCGAGCGCTCATCACGACCACATAGACGCACTCGGCAAAATTTGTGGGTGTGGGTGTGCGGCTGCGTCAGATGTAGATGGCGGGGTCGAGCCAGGCCTCGTCGCGGGCGGCAACGCGTTGCGCGGGAGCCTGGGCGCTCGAGCGGGGGCGGGCAACACCAGGGATGCCGACGATCACAGAGTCCGCAGGGGCGGAATGCACAACCACCGAATTCGCGCCGATGACGCTGCGAGCCCCGATCCGGATGTCGCCGAGCACCTGCGCGCCGGCGCCCACCATGACGCCGTCCTCGAGCGTCGGATGCCGTTTGCCAGCGCCGTGCGACTTTCCGCCGAGCGTTACGCCGTGGTAGAGCATCACGTCATCGCCGATGATCGCGGTCTCGCCGACAACGACGCCCATACCGTGATCGATGAAGAATCGGCGGCCGATCTGCGCACCGGGATGGATCTCGACCCCGGTCAGGAAGCGGATGACCTGCGAGAGCAGGCGTGAGGGCAGTCGTAGGCCGGGAGAACGCCACCAGCGGTGGGCGACACGATATGCCCAGATGGCGTGCAGCCCCGAGTAGGCGAGGAACACTTCCGGACTGCTGCGCGCGGCCGGGTCATGCGCGCGCGCGTTGGCGATGTCTTCGCGCAGTCGTGACAGAATGCTCACGGCGTTGGCTCAATCGACCGTGTTCTCGTAGAGCGCGGTGGACAGGTAGCGTTCGCCGAAGTCGGGCACGATCACCACGATCGTCTTACCCGCGTTTTCTGGCCGCTTCGCGATCTGCACCGCTGCGTGCACCGCCGCACCGGCCGAGATGCCGCCGAGGACGCCTTCGTCGGTCGCAAGCGCACGGCCCATCGCGATGGACTCCTCGAAACTGACAGGGTAGACCTCATCGACGAGGTTGACATCCATCACGTCGGGAATGAATCCTGCGCCGATGCCTTGGATCTTATTCGGTCCGGCCGGTAACCCAGCGAGAACGCGCGAGGTGTCCGGCTCGACCGCGACGACCTGCACGTTCGGGTTGCGTTCCTTGAGCAGTCGTCCCGCGCCGGTGACGGTGCCGCCGGTGCCGACACCCGCGACGAAGATATCGACGGCACCGTCAGTGTCGTCCCAGATCTCCTGGCCCGTGGTGGCGTAGTGGATGTCCGGGTTCGCGGGGTTTGCGAACTGCTGAGCCCACACGGCGTTCTCGGTGCTGGCAACGATCTCCTTCGCCCTCTCGATCGCGACGCGGATTCCGCCCTCGGGCGGCGTCAGAACAAGCTCGGCGCCATACGCGCGCAGCACGGCGCGACGCTCGACGCTGGCGGAGGCCGGCATGGTGAGGATCGCCTTGTAGCCGCGCGCCGCCGCCGTCATGGCAAGCGCGATTCCGGTGTTGCCGCTGGTCGACTCCACGATCGTGCCGCCCGGTTTCAGCGCACCTGCGGCTTCCGCGGCGTCGACGATTGCAACGCCGATACGGTCCTTGACGCTTGCAGCAGGGTTGTAGAACTCGAGCTTCGCCAACACAGTGCCACCCGCGTCGCCGACAACCCGGTTCAGTCGCACGAGTGGAGTGCGCCCTACGACCTCAGTGATGTTCGAGTACACGTGTGCAGTCATGGTGCAACCTTTCACTGGGCGGCATTCGGTGGGCCTGAGTCTTCAGCATATTCTTGACGGGCGGCTACCGGCGTCGTGTTACGCACTGCGCTCAGTCATATCCCCGCTCCACCAAGGAAACGCTCCACCGAAGAGAACCCGTTCCAACCGCCTTTATTCCGGCCCCGAGAAAGCGCAGCAACCTGATGACCGATCTCGACGCTCAGGGTTCCACCGTCAGCGCCGCACTCACGCACGCCGTGGCGGTTTTGACGCAAGCAGGTGTGCCCAACCCGAGCGTGGATGCCGAGCTGCTGATCGGGCACGTTCTGAATGCCAGTCGGGGGCGCATTCAGGCGCTTGCGATGACGGATGCGGCGTTGCCGGCCGCCGAGGCGGCATCCGTTCTCAAATTGGTGGCGCGACGCGCAGCGCGCGAGCCGCTGCAGCACATCACCGGCCGCGCGGCGTTCCGGTCGATCGAGCTGGCCGTCGGGCCCGGCGTGTTCGTGCCAAGGCCTGAAACGGAGCTGGTGGCGCAATTCGCCATCGATGCCCTCAAGGCTACCGCCGGTGCCGAGCCGATCGCCGTCGACCTCGGCACGGGCAGCGGTGCCATCGCCCTATCGCTGGCGCTCGAGGTGCCGCACGCGCGCGTGTATGGCGTCGAGAATTCACCGCAGGCTTTCGAGTGGACGATCCGCAACTTCCGCCATATCGGTCGCGGAAATGCGACGGCAGTACTCGCCGACCTTGCGGATGCCCTGCCCGAGCTCGACGGGCGCGTGTCTGTCGTCATCTCCAACCCGCCGTACGTGCCGACGGACGCGATCCCTCGCGACCCCGAGGTGCGGCTGTTCGACCCCGCGCATGCGCTGTACGGCGGCGCAGACGGCCTCGATGTCGTTCACAGCGTCTCGCAGACCGCACTGCGTCTGCTTCACCCGGGGGGAACCCTCGTGATCGAGCACGGCGAGTTGCAGGGGGCGGCGATCCGTGAACTGCTCACCGCAGACGGATGGCGCGCCGCGGCCACGCATCCCGACCTCACGACACGCGATCGGGCGACGACGGCACTGCGCTGAGCCAGGCGTACTCAGACGCGCTTGTTCGCTGCCTTCTCCGCCAGTTTCGCGGCACGTTCGCGCGCTTTCGCCACGGCCTCCCGCTCACGCTTTTGCAGGTCACGCAACCGCACCTCCGCCTCGCGACGCTTCTTGGCGATCTCCCGCACGGCCGGATCTTTCGCATACACCTCGCCGCGCTCGCGCGCTTCGTCGTATTCGGGCGCGTGGTCGGCGTCGGTGGTCCCGCTCGCGCGTGAGGCGGGGCTGCGGGTATCCAAGCTGCGTGTGTCCAAGCTGCGCGTCTCCAAGCTGCGCGTCTCCAAAAAGTGCTGCACGCCGTCGAGCAGCCGCTCGAGCCCGAACGCGAAGTCGTCGAATGAGTCGTCGGTGTATCCGCCCGAGATGATCACCGGTCGCAGGTAGGGGAAACGTTCCTCCGTGACCAGTTCGCCCAGCGCCGCTGCAAAGGGCACCCCGGATACGGTTCCGTGATCTGCCACTGCTCCCACGGCCGAGTTGATATCGTGCTCGATGCCGCCGACTGTGCGCGCGTACCCGCTGACAAGCAGAATCGTGGCCATTTTCTCCTGGTCGGAAAGCGCGGTCGTCGCCAACGCGCGCAGTCCTGAGTCGACGGTGCGCAACTGGTTCGGTGTCATCGGCACGCCCGAGATCGGGATCTCCACGAACCACGGGTGGTTCCGGAGCGCGCTGAGGCTGGCGAGCGTCCACTCGCGCAACTGCGCGCGCCAGTCGTCGCCGCGTCCCGCGGGCGGCATTTCGAAGCCGGCAACGGCATCCTGCATCAGCAGCAGCAGATCGTCCTTACCGGTGACATAGCGATACAGCGACATCGTGGTGTAACCGAGCGAGGTGGCAACCCGGCTCATCGAGACGGCGCTCAGCCCGTCTGCGTCGGCGATCTCGATCGCGGTCTCGACGATGCGCTCGATGCTCATCTCTCGCTTCGGCCCGCGCTGCGGCGACTCCGCGACACCCCACGAGAGGGCTATGGCATGGGGGAGCGCATTGTCGGGGATCTCGCCCATCTGGTCTCCTTTGGCGGGCCGCTCGACGTCACGTTCGGTGCGAGCAGGTCGATACGAGCAGTCAGTCTAGTGCGACCGTTCGGGCGCACCTGGTAGGGGTCGTGAACCGCCCGGGCGGACACGACCGGTTGCCGTGTCCGCCCTCACGCGGGGTGCCTGCGCCACCTACTTCGCGACGCGCGTGCGGTACAGCCACGCCGCGGCGGCGTAGCCGACCACCAGGATGCCGGTCAGCCACGCCAGCGCAGGCCAGATGACGCCGGCATCCGGGCTGGTGCCGGTCAGCACGTCGCGCAGTGTCTCGATGATCGGCGTATACGGTTGGTGATCC
The Rathayibacter sp. SW19 DNA segment above includes these coding regions:
- a CDS encoding TetR/AcrR family transcriptional regulator — encoded protein: MGEIPDNALPHAIALSWGVAESPQRGPKREMSIERIVETAIEIADADGLSAVSMSRVATSLGYTTMSLYRYVTGKDDLLLLMQDAVAGFEMPPAGRGDDWRAQLREWTLASLSALRNHPWFVEIPISGVPMTPNQLRTVDSGLRALATTALSDQEKMATILLVSGYARTVGGIEHDINSAVGAVADHGTVSGVPFAAALGELVTEERFPYLRPVIISGGYTDDSFDDFAFGLERLLDGVQHFLETRSLETRSLDTRSLDTRSPASRASGTTDADHAPEYDEARERGEVYAKDPAVREIAKKRREAEVRLRDLQKREREAVAKARERAAKLAEKAANKRV
- the epsC gene encoding serine O-acetyltransferase EpsC translates to MSILSRLREDIANARAHDPAARSSPEVFLAYSGLHAIWAYRVAHRWWRSPGLRLPSRLLSQVIRFLTGVEIHPGAQIGRRFFIDHGMGVVVGETAIIGDDVMLYHGVTLGGKSHGAGKRHPTLEDGVMVGAGAQVLGDIRIGARSVIGANSVVVHSAPADSVIVGIPGVARPRSSAQAPAQRVAARDEAWLDPAIYI
- the cysK gene encoding cysteine synthase A, coding for MTAHVYSNITEVVGRTPLVRLNRVVGDAGGTVLAKLEFYNPAASVKDRIGVAIVDAAEAAGALKPGGTIVESTSGNTGIALAMTAAARGYKAILTMPASASVERRAVLRAYGAELVLTPPEGGIRVAIERAKEIVASTENAVWAQQFANPANPDIHYATTGQEIWDDTDGAVDIFVAGVGTGGTVTGAGRLLKERNPNVQVVAVEPDTSRVLAGLPAGPNKIQGIGAGFIPDVMDVNLVDEVYPVSFEESIAMGRALATDEGVLGGISAGAAVHAAVQIAKRPENAGKTIVVIVPDFGERYLSTALYENTVD
- the prmC gene encoding peptide chain release factor N(5)-glutamine methyltransferase — protein: MTDLDAQGSTVSAALTHAVAVLTQAGVPNPSVDAELLIGHVLNASRGRIQALAMTDAALPAAEAASVLKLVARRAAREPLQHITGRAAFRSIELAVGPGVFVPRPETELVAQFAIDALKATAGAEPIAVDLGTGSGAIALSLALEVPHARVYGVENSPQAFEWTIRNFRHIGRGNATAVLADLADALPELDGRVSVVISNPPYVPTDAIPRDPEVRLFDPAHALYGGADGLDVVHSVSQTALRLLHPGGTLVIEHGELQGAAIRELLTADGWRAAATHPDLTTRDRATTALR
- the prfA gene encoding peptide chain release factor 1 is translated as MFESVSVLLEEHEQLQVQLSDPAVHADAARAKKINRRYAQLSQIKAAYDGWNALGDDLAAARELAKEDDTFAEEIPGLEEQYASAQEKLRRLLIPRDPDDGRDVIMEIKGGEGGAESALFAADLLRMYLHYAESKGWKTELLDRTESDLGGYKDVQVAIKSNATDPSQGVWAHLKYEGGVHRVQRVPVTESQGRIHTSTTGVLVFPEVDEPEEVEINQNDLKIDVYRSSGPGGQSVNTTDSAVRITHLPTGIVVSMQNEKSQLQNREAGMRVLRARILARQQEEQAAAASDARHSQIRTMDRSERIRTYNFPENRIADHRTGYKAYNLDQVMNGALDPVIESAIRADEEAQLADLGDQS